One Sandaracinaceae bacterium genomic window carries:
- the ybaK gene encoding Cys-tRNA(Pro) deacylase: protein MGKVIKTNAARLLDQRGVSYEVREYEVDLEDLSAPTVAAKVGLAPAQVFKTLVARGDRNGPCFALVAADAELDLKALAKARGDRKVALVALKEVEPLTGYIRGGVTVLGAKKRFPVVADASFVGSDRVAVSAGVRGAQLVLDPRDYVRVTEATLAPIQR, encoded by the coding sequence ATGGGCAAGGTGATCAAGACCAACGCCGCGCGGCTGCTCGATCAGCGGGGCGTCTCGTACGAGGTCCGCGAGTACGAGGTCGATCTCGAGGACCTCTCGGCGCCGACGGTGGCGGCGAAGGTCGGGCTCGCGCCGGCGCAGGTCTTCAAGACGCTGGTGGCGCGCGGGGATCGCAACGGGCCGTGCTTCGCCCTCGTGGCGGCCGACGCCGAGCTGGACCTGAAGGCGCTCGCGAAGGCGCGCGGTGACCGGAAGGTCGCGCTGGTCGCCCTGAAGGAGGTGGAGCCGCTGACCGGCTACATCCGCGGAGGCGTGACCGTGCTGGGGGCGAAGAAGCGCTTCCCCGTGGTGGCGGACGCGTCCTTCGTGGGCTCCGATCGCGTCGCGGTCAGCGCCGGCGTGCGCGGCGCGCAGCTCGTGCTCGACCCGAGAGACTACGTGCGCGTCACCGAGGCGACGCTCGCGCCCATCCAGCGCTGA
- the fghA gene encoding S-formylglutathione hydrolase, with the protein MKSTKKWRAFGGTQHWCEHTSDACGGDMALSVFVPPGDGPFPVVTFLSGLTCTAENFTTKAGAQRVAAELGLIVVAPDTSPRGAGYAGEDDDWDFGTGAGFYVDATEAPWSARYRMFTYVTEELPAQIDAAFPTKGPSHRAIFGHSMGGHGALVIGLRQPARWRSVSALAPIVAPSQVPWGEKAFAGYLGDDREAWRRYDATELVRETQRADTLLIDQGTADSFLERELKPELFQKACADAGQPLTLRMQDGYDHSYYFIATFVEDHLRHHAAHLA; encoded by the coding sequence ATGAAGTCCACCAAGAAATGGCGCGCCTTCGGGGGCACGCAACACTGGTGCGAGCACACCTCCGACGCGTGCGGCGGCGACATGGCGCTGAGCGTGTTCGTGCCGCCGGGCGACGGGCCGTTCCCGGTCGTCACCTTCCTCTCGGGGCTGACGTGCACGGCGGAGAACTTCACCACGAAGGCGGGCGCGCAGCGCGTCGCGGCGGAGCTCGGGCTGATCGTGGTCGCGCCCGACACGAGCCCCCGCGGCGCCGGCTACGCGGGCGAGGACGACGACTGGGACTTCGGCACCGGGGCGGGCTTCTACGTCGACGCCACCGAGGCGCCGTGGTCCGCGCGCTACCGCATGTTCACGTACGTCACCGAGGAGCTGCCCGCCCAGATCGACGCGGCGTTCCCCACCAAGGGGCCGTCGCATCGCGCGATCTTCGGCCACTCGATGGGCGGCCACGGCGCGCTGGTGATCGGGCTGCGTCAGCCCGCGCGATGGCGCAGCGTCTCGGCGCTCGCGCCGATCGTCGCGCCCAGCCAGGTGCCGTGGGGCGAGAAGGCGTTCGCGGGCTACCTCGGCGACGACCGCGAGGCGTGGCGGCGCTACGACGCGACCGAGCTGGTCCGGGAGACGCAGCGCGCCGACACCTTGCTCATCGATCAGGGCACGGCCGACTCGTTCCTGGAGCGCGAGCTGAAGCCGGAGCTGTTCCAGAAGGCCTGCGCCGACGCGGGCCAGCCGCTGACGCTGCGCATGCAGGACGGCTACGACCACAGCTACTACTTCATCGCGACCTTCGTCGAAGACCACCTGCGCCACCACGCCGCGCACCTGGCCTGA
- a CDS encoding S-(hydroxymethyl)glutathione dehydrogenase/class III alcohol dehydrogenase — MKIRAAVAYEAKKPLVVEEIDLEGPKAGEVLVKIVASGVCHTDAYTLSGADPEGIFPSILGHEGAGIVMEVGAGVTSVEPGDHVIPLYTPECRQCKFCLSGKTNLCQAIRATQGKGLMPDGTSRFSKGGETLHHFMGTSTFASHTVLPEIAVAKVRKDAPLEMVCLLGCGITTGVGAVIKTAKVEPGSRCVVFGLGGVGLSVIQGCRMVGATQIIGVDLNPDRQAWGEKMGMTHFVNPKEVDDVVKHLVELTDGGADYSFECIGNVDVMRQALECCHKGWGESVIIGVAGAGEEISTRPFQLVTGRVWRGSAFGGCKGRTDVPQLVDWYMDGRIEVDPFVTHTMGLEQINDAFDLMHEGKSIRTVIRFEG; from the coding sequence ATGAAGATTCGAGCCGCAGTCGCGTACGAGGCGAAGAAGCCGCTGGTGGTCGAGGAGATCGACCTCGAGGGACCCAAGGCCGGCGAGGTGCTGGTGAAGATCGTCGCGAGCGGCGTCTGCCACACCGACGCGTACACGCTGAGCGGCGCAGATCCGGAAGGGATCTTCCCCTCGATCCTCGGCCACGAGGGAGCGGGCATCGTGATGGAGGTGGGCGCTGGCGTCACGAGCGTGGAGCCCGGCGACCACGTGATCCCGCTCTACACACCCGAGTGTCGCCAGTGCAAGTTCTGCCTGAGCGGCAAGACGAACCTCTGTCAGGCCATCCGCGCCACGCAGGGCAAGGGGCTGATGCCCGACGGCACGAGCCGCTTCTCGAAGGGCGGCGAGACGCTGCACCACTTCATGGGCACGAGCACCTTCGCGTCGCACACCGTGTTGCCCGAGATCGCGGTGGCCAAGGTGCGCAAGGACGCCCCGCTCGAGATGGTCTGTCTGCTCGGCTGCGGCATCACCACGGGCGTCGGCGCGGTCATCAAGACGGCGAAGGTCGAGCCGGGGAGCCGCTGCGTCGTCTTCGGGCTCGGCGGCGTCGGGCTCAGCGTGATCCAGGGCTGCCGCATGGTCGGCGCGACCCAGATCATCGGCGTCGACCTCAACCCCGACCGCCAGGCCTGGGGAGAGAAGATGGGCATGACGCACTTCGTGAACCCGAAGGAGGTCGACGACGTCGTGAAGCACCTGGTGGAGCTGACCGACGGCGGCGCGGACTACAGCTTCGAGTGCATCGGCAACGTCGACGTGATGCGGCAGGCGCTCGAGTGCTGTCACAAGGGCTGGGGGGAGTCGGTGATCATCGGGGTCGCCGGCGCGGGCGAGGAGATCTCGACCCGCCCGTTCCAGCTCGTCACGGGGCGGGTCTGGCGCGGCAGCGCGTTCGGCGGCTGCAAGGGCCGCACGGACGTGCCCCAGCTCGTCGACTGGTACATGGACGGGCGCATCGAGGTGGACCCCTTCGTCACCCACACCATGGGTCTCGAGCAGATCAACGACGCCTTCGACCTGATGCACGAGGGCAAGTCCATTCGCACCGTGATCCGCTTCGAGGGCTGA
- a CDS encoding helicase-related protein, whose product MSDAELTLALGPTNTGKTHRAVERMLEHDSGMIGLPLRLLAREVYDRITAQIGEAAVALVTGEEKRTPPRARYWVCTVEAMPTERVVDFVAVDEIQLAAHRERGHVFTDRLLRLRGRRETWFLGADTMAPIGRALLPDADLRRQMRFSQLRHTGRSGLGGLPPRTAVVAFSADEVYALAARLKARRGGAAVVLGALSPRTRNAQVALYQAREVQYIVATDAIGMGLNLDVDHVAFASLRKFDGKDQRYLAAPELAQIAGRAGRYKRDGSFGTLNPLPALDERVVRAIEEHRFPAVRRLVWRSAALDFESPEALIGSLSAPPPSEAFERVERADDFDALRALSAQDPVRERATSPDRVALLWEVCQVPDFRKLLLARHVSLLGEIYVQLVDHGRLDPGWVAAQVERIDRVDGEVDGLTARLSAIRVWTYVSHRAGWLEDAARWQERTRAIEDRLGDALHQRLVERFVEIGKKRSRAKIDPTPASGPFAQLRGMLEDAREDEDAASRRWVDDAIEAPHEDFDVDAAGVITFRGARVGALVRGRERHAPEARPELPEDLGAGARARLERRLHAFAKDWAAALWAPLDDADAEGALRGLLYQLRIGLGTVLADDAAPQLAALDPTERAALAERGVVLGQHSVYARPLLTSEALARRALLVALAERDARLPKPGAVSYPVDKRSAALAPALGFVPLGPQAVRADLVERVLEALGPLEPPFALPAQVRSWLGVPQKRLDRVLRALGYRRDASGWSPAA is encoded by the coding sequence GCCGAGCTCACCCTGGCGCTCGGGCCCACCAACACCGGGAAGACGCACCGCGCGGTGGAGCGCATGCTCGAGCACGACTCGGGCATGATCGGGCTGCCGCTGCGCCTGCTGGCGCGTGAGGTCTACGACCGGATCACCGCGCAGATCGGCGAGGCCGCGGTGGCCCTCGTCACGGGCGAGGAGAAGCGCACCCCGCCGCGCGCGCGGTACTGGGTGTGCACGGTCGAGGCGATGCCGACCGAGCGCGTGGTGGACTTCGTCGCCGTCGACGAGATCCAGCTCGCCGCGCATCGCGAGCGCGGGCACGTCTTCACCGACCGGCTGCTCAGGCTGCGAGGCCGGCGCGAGACGTGGTTCCTCGGCGCGGACACGATGGCGCCGATCGGGCGGGCGCTGCTGCCCGACGCGGACCTCCGTCGCCAGATGCGCTTCTCCCAGCTGCGGCACACGGGCCGGAGCGGGCTCGGCGGGCTGCCGCCGCGCACCGCGGTCGTCGCCTTCAGCGCCGACGAGGTCTACGCGCTCGCGGCCCGGCTGAAGGCGCGCCGGGGCGGCGCCGCGGTGGTGCTCGGCGCGCTGTCCCCGCGCACGCGGAACGCCCAGGTCGCCCTCTATCAGGCCCGCGAGGTGCAGTACATCGTGGCCACCGACGCGATCGGCATGGGCCTGAACCTCGACGTCGACCACGTCGCGTTCGCCTCGCTGCGCAAGTTCGACGGCAAGGACCAGCGCTACCTCGCCGCGCCGGAGCTGGCGCAGATCGCGGGGCGGGCCGGGCGCTACAAGCGCGACGGGTCCTTCGGCACGCTCAACCCGCTGCCCGCGCTGGACGAGCGCGTGGTGCGCGCGATCGAGGAGCACCGCTTCCCCGCCGTGCGGCGCCTGGTGTGGCGGAGCGCGGCGCTCGACTTCGAGAGCCCCGAGGCGCTGATCGGGTCGCTGTCGGCCCCGCCCCCGAGCGAGGCGTTCGAGCGGGTCGAGCGCGCGGACGACTTCGACGCGCTGCGCGCCCTGTCGGCGCAAGATCCCGTGCGAGAGCGCGCCACCTCGCCCGACCGGGTCGCGCTCCTCTGGGAGGTCTGTCAGGTCCCGGACTTCCGCAAGCTGCTGCTCGCTCGACACGTCTCGCTGCTCGGGGAGATCTACGTCCAGCTCGTCGACCATGGCCGGCTCGATCCGGGGTGGGTCGCGGCGCAGGTCGAGCGCATCGACCGCGTGGACGGAGAGGTCGACGGCCTGACCGCGCGGCTCTCGGCCATCCGCGTCTGGACATACGTCAGCCATCGCGCGGGGTGGCTCGAGGACGCCGCCCGCTGGCAGGAGCGCACCCGCGCCATCGAGGATCGGCTCGGTGACGCGCTGCACCAGCGGCTGGTCGAGCGCTTCGTGGAGATCGGCAAGAAGCGCTCGCGCGCGAAGATCGATCCCACCCCGGCGAGCGGCCCGTTCGCGCAGCTCCGCGGGATGCTCGAGGACGCGCGCGAGGACGAAGACGCGGCGAGCCGCCGCTGGGTCGACGACGCCATCGAGGCGCCACACGAGGACTTCGACGTCGACGCCGCCGGCGTGATCACCTTCCGCGGCGCCCGCGTCGGCGCGCTGGTGCGCGGCCGCGAGCGTCACGCCCCCGAGGCGAGACCGGAGCTCCCCGAGGACCTCGGCGCCGGGGCCCGCGCGCGCCTCGAGCGCCGCCTGCACGCGTTCGCGAAGGACTGGGCGGCGGCGCTGTGGGCGCCCCTCGACGACGCCGACGCGGAGGGCGCGCTGCGCGGCCTGCTCTACCAGCTGCGCATCGGCCTGGGCACCGTGCTCGCCGACGACGCGGCGCCGCAGCTCGCGGCGCTCGATCCCACGGAGCGCGCGGCGCTCGCCGAGCGTGGCGTCGTGCTCGGCCAGCACAGCGTGTACGCGCGCCCGCTCTTGACGAGCGAGGCCCTCGCCCGCCGCGCCCTGCTCGTCGCGCTCGCCGAGCGAGACGCGCGTCTGCCGAAGCCCGGCGCGGTCTCCTACCCGGTGGACAAACGCAGCGCGGCGCTCGCCCCCGCCCTCGGCTTCGTGCCCCTCGGACCGCAGGCCGTCCGCGCCGATCTCGTGGAGCGCGTGCTCGAGGCGCTCGGCCCGCTCGAGCCCCCCTTCGCGCTGCCGGCGCAGGTCCGCAGCTGGCTCGGCGTGCCGCAGAAGCGCCTCGACCGCGTCCTGCGCGCGCTGGGCTACCGCCGCGACGCGTCGGGCTGGTCCCCGGCCGCGTGA